The following DNA comes from Corynebacterium lizhenjunii.
GTTGCGCTCAGCTTCGAGGAGAGCCTGCTGGGCGAAATCACAAATTGGCTTCCAACCGGAAAAAGACGGAGGTGCTGTGACCATCCTGTGGCGGTCGATCCACCGCGATGACAAGACCTTCAAGGAGGGGTCCATGCTGCGAACCTTTGAAATGTCGTTGGAAATGAGGTCTACGACAATCTGCCGTTCTGCAATCGCCTTACCCGCAACCGTCGCAGAGGTGTCTGCGAAAGGTGCGAAACAATAAGAAATTGCAAGACCTGTGGCCTTGTTCCTATTTATTTGGTTCCAGGGGAAATCGAAATAGTGGCGTCGGGCGACTTCTTCTTCCAACCGATCCGTAGCCTCAGGGTGATTCTCCAGATAGCGGGAAATGAAACCGCATTGCGCTGAGATCAACTGTCCTTGGGCGGTCTTATTATTCGGTGCTACAGAAAGGTGCTCCAACGCCTGCATGCAAGCCATGCGCTCAAGGACATTAAAGGAGAATGACTCTGGTTGGCGTGACACCGACGCCTCTGTCAGCCGCCGGAAATAGGCGGTTTCATCGCAAATCTCCGTGGCCTGGACTTTTACGTGAGCGTGGGCTAATAACCCTGCGAAGTAGACCAAGTCTTCACCACTGCGCAGGTCTTCATCGTAGTATCGACCCTCAATTAACGAATGGTGAACTAGCTTGCACGCATTGAACCCCAAGGCCCAGGGCAGCTCCCCAACTGGTACGGCATCCGTGCCGAGCGCAGAAATCCTCTCCGCCAGCGTTGTATGGCGGTCAATTTCACCGTTGTCGACATTGAAGATAGGGCTTAATGCGACCACCGAGGGGGAAGCGTTAGCGAATGCTTCAGCGAGAAACTGCGGACCAACAAAGTCATCAGCGTCAACGAACGTAATGTATTCGTGGCGTGCCAGCCGTAATCCAAAATTCCTCGCATGACCTGCGCTAGCAACATCGCTCTCAAACACCCTGATGTTGAGGCGTTCTACGTTACCGACCTCATCGACTATCACCTGGTGCGTGCCATCATCTGGGCCGTTAAGAACAATGATAACCTCGAAAAATTCCGGGTCGAGTGATTGCTGCACAAGCGATGCAACGGTGTCACGGATCGTATCTACCGCGCGGTATGACGGAATGATTACGGAAATACCCGGCTTACGTGTCTTCCGCGTTGCCACAGGCCTAGCCGTGGCTTTGGACAGATTGTCGATGGCGCTGTCGATCTGCTGAAGTATTGAATCAATCTCAATCACTACGCCCGACCTATCTTTATTAGGCATCTTTCCTCCTCAGCTTCCAGTACTTCAACGTCAAGGCGCCAAGTGTCGAATGTGAAAGGCTGTCGTAATTCTTCTCGGTGATTTCGAGTTTGTGGGTGAGGCGCTGGTTCTCTTCAATGAGCTCGGCAAATCGCGCATCCATGGCTGGCTCAGGGGCGGCGTTCTGCGACTCAGTTGGCTCCCCTCCCCCACTATCATCAGCTATCGGTTGCGTCTCGGCCTCTTCCCGTAAGTCGACAAGAAATGGCCTCAGCCTCTCAAGAGAGGAGACAACATCGTGGACGGCTGTGCGCGGCATCGGAAGGCTACCAGTACCTAGCCGTTCTAGATGAATAGCAGAGTCCCTCCAGGGCTCCATTCCGTAATCATAGGAAGCTTCGAGTAGAGGATTAATCTGGATTTCCACAAGTCCGCCAGGGTGATAAACCAGACGGCTGTAGCTCGCTCCATCCAGCGCGCTAAGCGAGGCTGGCAAGCGACCATCGCGGGCGTAGATGTTGTAGAAGAAGCTCACCTGGGCAATCTCGCATTCCCGGGCAATGCTAATCGCCTCTTGGAGTACATCTAGGTCTTCGGTGAGAAGCACTAGGCGCTGCGTAGCTCCCTCTCGGAGTGAAGTCAAGTCCGAAATCAAACGGACATCAGTCTCTAGGAAGCTTATATCGAGCCAGTCCAAAGGACCGTTCGCGTACGCTACCGTATTGAACCTCATCGTATTACTCCGACACTTCTTCGGCTCGCTGGCGCCAGATTCCACGAGTATCAACGACTTTCTGAGCAGAAAGACGGGCTGGCCGCTGCGTACCGAATTCCTTGTGATCGACCAATAAGACCGTGATGGCATCTTCCCTCAAATCGCTGGGGAACGTTCCTAGCTTCACGTTCGGATGACCCCGAAGCACATCCGGAA
Coding sequences within:
- a CDS encoding glycosyltransferase produces the protein MIEIDSILQQIDSAIDNLSKATARPVATRKTRKPGISVIIPSYRAVDTIRDTVASLVQQSLDPEFFEVIIVLNGPDDGTHQVIVDEVGNVERLNIRVFESDVASAGHARNFGLRLARHEYITFVDADDFVGPQFLAEAFANASPSVVALSPIFNVDNGEIDRHTTLAERISALGTDAVPVGELPWALGFNACKLVHHSLIEGRYYDEDLRSGEDLVYFAGLLAHAHVKVQATEICDETAYFRRLTEASVSRQPESFSFNVLERMACMQALEHLSVAPNNKTAQGQLISAQCGFISRYLENHPEATDRLEEEVARRHYFDFPWNQINRNKATGLAISYCFAPFADTSATVAGKAIAERQIVVDLISNDISKVRSMDPSLKVLSSRWIDRHRMVTAPPSFSGWKPICDFAQQALLEAERNMSEGRDYTTLYTRAVWIGSHVAGVLYKDRNRSVTWSAEFSDPLRFGVDGKPRPGELESNDIANILRRIVRTSPFGEMKVTTLFDLTEYATFALADELIFTNENQREFMLQDYPEHLREIVTAKSRVRPHPSPSAAAYQAVESRFQPVEGKVNLAYFGSFYENRGLQEIFAAATNLGHRYRSRLIFHVFCNKVDDARTEVARMGLSDVVSVRPYLPYMEFLNASTLLDVLVVNDIQRAEDFAINPFLPSKLSDYRGSGAKIWGLVDEGSPLSMQELDYRSPVGNQAAALKILEQAVVDRFGDAPSEAGGVSF